A region from the Aeromicrobium choanae genome encodes:
- a CDS encoding TetR/AcrR family transcriptional regulator: protein MANTRDDVVSGALRVLDAFGLEFCSMRRVASELGVQPSALYHHVPDKQTLLALMADRIVAGVEVGDDPAKAAHALREAMLAVRDGADVVATASAFRLGDSRIENELAELTTPDLARTLLLYVFGHTQATQMHRQAAQIGILAEDPDLDASFARGLDLILR from the coding sequence ATGGCCAACACCCGTGATGACGTGGTCTCCGGCGCGCTGCGCGTGCTCGATGCGTTCGGCCTCGAGTTCTGCTCGATGCGACGCGTCGCGAGCGAGCTCGGGGTGCAGCCCAGCGCGCTCTATCACCACGTTCCGGACAAGCAGACGCTGCTGGCCCTGATGGCCGACCGGATCGTGGCCGGTGTCGAGGTCGGTGACGACCCCGCGAAGGCGGCCCACGCGTTGCGCGAGGCGATGCTGGCCGTGCGCGACGGGGCCGACGTGGTGGCCACCGCCTCGGCCTTCCGGCTCGGCGACTCGCGCATCGAGAACGAGCTGGCGGAGCTCACGACGCCCGACCTCGCCCGCACCCTGTTGCTCTACGTGTTCGGCCACACCCAGGCCACCCAGATGCACCGCCAGGCCGCGCAGATCGGCATCCTCGCCGAGGATCCCGACCTCGACGCCTCCTTCGCCCGCGGGCTCGACCTCATCCTGCGCTGA
- a CDS encoding biotin transporter BioY, with translation MTTTTSTRRRLTGTDLALIAAFAALIAACALLPAINVGAGIVPITLQTFAVLLSGAVLGAKRGFLAVLLYLAMGAAGLPVFSGGAAGLAVFAGPTMGYLIGFPFAAALCGFIVERLPRDKIATSIPLIFLAGLFSSAVLIHTLGILGLVWRADMSLEAAFKVDVVFWPGDVIKNLAMATVATAVHRAFPDLLPARRK, from the coding sequence ATGACCACGACCACCAGCACCCGCCGCCGCCTCACCGGCACCGACCTCGCGCTCATCGCGGCCTTCGCGGCACTCATCGCCGCGTGCGCGCTGCTCCCGGCGATCAACGTGGGTGCCGGCATCGTGCCGATCACCCTGCAGACCTTCGCCGTCCTGCTCTCCGGCGCCGTGCTGGGCGCCAAGCGCGGCTTCCTGGCGGTCCTGCTCTACCTCGCGATGGGCGCGGCGGGCCTTCCGGTCTTCTCGGGCGGAGCCGCCGGGCTCGCCGTATTCGCCGGCCCCACGATGGGCTACCTCATCGGCTTCCCGTTCGCCGCCGCGCTGTGCGGGTTCATCGTCGAGCGCCTGCCGCGCGACAAGATCGCGACGAGCATCCCGCTGATCTTCCTCGCCGGCCTCTTCTCCAGCGCCGTGCTGATCCACACCCTGGGCATCCTGGGCCTGGTCTGGCGCGCCGACATGAGCCTGGAGGCTGCGTTCAAGGTCGATGTCGTGTTCTGGCCCGGCGACGTCATCAAGAACCTCGCCATGGCCACGGTCGCCACCGCCGTGCACCGCGCGTTCCCCGACCTGCTCCCCGCACGCCGTAAGTGA
- a CDS encoding energy-coupling factor ABC transporter ATP-binding protein, which yields MIELVEAAVEGRLAPTSVRLTERRVAIIGSNGSGKSTLARLVNGLVEPTSGHVALDGLDTRRDGREVRRRVGFVFTDPSAQLVMPTVAEDVALSLRKRHRDKAERERAVTAVLERFGLADLALRSVHALSGGQRQLLAIATVLATDPDVLVADEPTTLLDLANTRRVGEVLLGLPQQLVLVTHDLDLAAQCDRALVVHEGRVAFDGPASAAVDHYRALVS from the coding sequence GTGATCGAGCTCGTCGAGGCCGCCGTCGAGGGGCGGCTGGCGCCGACCTCCGTCCGGCTCACCGAGCGACGGGTCGCGATCATCGGCTCGAACGGCTCGGGCAAGTCCACCCTCGCCCGGCTCGTCAACGGACTCGTCGAGCCGACGAGTGGGCACGTGGCGCTCGACGGCCTCGACACGCGCCGCGACGGACGTGAGGTCCGCAGGCGCGTCGGCTTCGTCTTCACCGACCCGTCGGCCCAGCTGGTCATGCCGACGGTGGCCGAGGACGTCGCGCTCTCGCTGCGCAAGCGCCACCGCGACAAGGCCGAGCGCGAGCGGGCCGTCACGGCGGTGCTCGAGCGCTTCGGACTGGCCGATCTCGCGCTGCGCAGCGTGCACGCGCTCTCGGGCGGCCAGCGCCAGCTGCTCGCGATCGCCACCGTCCTGGCGACCGATCCCGACGTCCTCGTCGCCGACGAGCCGACCACCCTCCTCGACCTGGCCAACACCCGCCGCGTCGGTGAGGTGCTGCTGGGCCTGCCCCAGCAGCTCGTCCTGGTGACCCACGACCTCGACCTCGCCGCGCAGTGCGACCGGGCCCTGGTCGTGCACGAGGGCCGGGTGGCGTTCGACGGGCCGGCCTCGGCGGCGGTCGACCACTACCGGGCGCTCGTGTCGTGA
- a CDS encoding energy-coupling factor transporter transmembrane component T family protein — protein MSTPLGLYQPGTSPLHRLSPGPKLVGLFLLAIAVLVTKGPWTGVGFVLLTIALAALGSLSPGSVLRALRPFLVVAVLLLAFNAWQNGWPRAVEVVADLTALILAATVLTATTAVNDLLDTIVRSLGPFRRLGVDPDRVGLTFSLMLRALPGTIELAAETRDAARARGLDRSIRARTIPLVLRVVARARDTGDALHARGVLD, from the coding sequence GTGAGCACTCCTCTGGGGCTGTACCAGCCGGGGACCTCCCCGCTGCACCGGCTGTCCCCCGGACCGAAGCTGGTCGGCCTGTTCCTGCTCGCCATCGCGGTCCTGGTCACCAAGGGGCCGTGGACGGGCGTGGGATTCGTCCTGCTCACGATCGCGCTGGCCGCACTCGGGAGCCTGTCGCCGGGCTCCGTCCTGCGGGCGCTGCGGCCGTTCCTCGTCGTGGCGGTCCTGCTGCTGGCCTTCAACGCCTGGCAGAACGGGTGGCCGCGCGCCGTCGAGGTGGTCGCCGACCTGACGGCCCTGATCCTGGCCGCCACGGTGCTGACCGCCACCACGGCCGTGAACGACCTGCTGGACACGATCGTGCGCTCCCTGGGACCGTTCCGCCGCCTCGGCGTCGACCCCGACCGCGTGGGCCTGACGTTCTCCCTCATGCTGCGCGCGCTTCCCGGCACGATCGAGCTGGCAGCCGAGACCCGCGACGCCGCCCGGGCTCGCGGCCTCGACCGCAGCATCCGGGCCCGCACGATCCCGCTCGTCCTGCGCGTGGTCGCGCGTGCCCGCGACACCGGGGACGCGCTGCATGCCCGTGGGGTGCTCGACTGA
- a CDS encoding LytR/AlgR family response regulator transcription factor, translating into MARALRTLVVDDEQPVLDELVWLLGRDDRIGTIDTARSGTEALRRLDAGDIDLLFLDIAMPGLTGIDIARLLGRFKSPPQIIFVTAHDAHAVEAFDLNAVDYLLKPIREERLRESVRRAVADSDPGGADSDDTIAVELAGVTRFVSRSKVTHAEAQGDYVRLHTLDGASHLIRTPLTSLAEDWADAGFLRIHRSIAVNRAHILEVRMSSGRASVVVPAAGGTTTELQVARRHTRALRELIGEHTP; encoded by the coding sequence ATGGCGCGCGCACTGCGGACGCTGGTGGTCGACGACGAGCAACCGGTGCTGGACGAGTTGGTCTGGCTGCTCGGCCGCGACGACCGGATCGGCACGATCGACACGGCTCGGTCCGGGACCGAGGCCCTGCGCCGACTCGACGCCGGCGACATCGACCTGCTGTTCCTCGACATCGCGATGCCCGGACTCACCGGCATCGACATCGCGCGCCTGCTCGGCCGGTTCAAGTCGCCCCCGCAGATCATCTTCGTCACGGCGCACGACGCCCACGCCGTGGAGGCCTTCGACCTCAACGCCGTGGACTACCTGCTCAAGCCGATCCGCGAGGAGCGCCTGCGCGAGAGCGTGCGCCGCGCCGTGGCCGACTCCGACCCCGGGGGCGCCGACTCCGACGACACGATCGCGGTCGAGCTGGCCGGGGTCACCCGGTTCGTGTCGCGCTCCAAGGTCACCCACGCCGAGGCCCAGGGCGACTACGTCCGGCTGCACACGCTGGACGGCGCCAGCCACCTCATCCGCACGCCGCTGACCTCGCTCGCCGAGGACTGGGCCGACGCCGGCTTCCTGCGCATCCACCGCAGCATCGCGGTGAACCGCGCCCACATCCTCGAGGTTCGGATGTCCTCCGGCCGGGCCAGCGTGGTGGTCCCGGCGGCCGGCGGCACCACCACCGAGCTGCAGGTCGCGCGGCGCCACACCCGCGCCCTGCGCGAGCTGATCGGCGAGCACACGCCGTGA
- a CDS encoding DUF485 domain-containing protein: MTEEPRESGRVRITSPLSSAPAHVRSTVGQEIDEATGVGEVYMQSLIRSQLRAAATVTITLLLTVVSLPLVFSWVPGLNDSRVLGIPVPWLVLGGGVHAGLILLGWLYVRHVERVERLFALLVEPGDTLS; this comes from the coding sequence GTGACCGAGGAGCCACGGGAGTCCGGCCGGGTCCGGATCACCAGCCCCCTCTCGAGCGCTCCGGCGCACGTCCGCAGCACGGTGGGCCAGGAGATCGACGAGGCCACCGGCGTCGGCGAGGTCTACATGCAGTCGCTCATCCGGTCGCAGCTGCGCGCGGCCGCGACCGTGACGATCACGCTGCTGCTCACCGTCGTGAGCCTGCCGCTGGTCTTCTCCTGGGTACCCGGCCTCAACGACAGCCGCGTCCTCGGCATCCCGGTGCCGTGGCTCGTGCTCGGCGGCGGCGTCCATGCGGGCCTGATCCTGCTCGGCTGGCTTTACGTGCGTCACGTCGAGCGCGTCGAGCGGCTCTTCGCCCTGCTGGTCGAACCGGGCGACACCCTGTCATGA